One genomic segment of Desulfomicrobium sp. ZS1 includes these proteins:
- the dapB gene encoding 4-hydroxy-tetrahydrodipicolinate reductase, which yields MSIPLIIMGANGRMGSTLVRLAMESDRFTVTGVVERAEFSKGLELLGCPVAHDLQELLPSCPGATVIDFTAPEVSLSSARKASKTGNPIVIGTTGLSAAQLAELETLAQDIPIFWSPNMSIGVNALVRVLPMLERILGEAYDMEITEIHHHHKKDAPSGTAVKLAQVLAESRGWKMDEVGNYGRQGIIGARPEKELGVHALRGGDVVGDHTVYFFGPGERIEVTHRAHSRENFARGALRAASWLASQKPGRLYSMGQLLGE from the coding sequence ATGAGCATTCCACTGATCATCATGGGCGCCAACGGGCGGATGGGTTCGACCCTGGTCCGGTTGGCCATGGAGTCCGACCGGTTTACCGTAACGGGGGTTGTGGAACGGGCCGAGTTCAGCAAAGGGCTGGAACTCTTGGGCTGCCCCGTGGCGCATGATCTGCAGGAGCTGCTGCCATCCTGTCCCGGAGCGACGGTCATCGACTTCACCGCCCCTGAAGTGAGCCTGAGTTCGGCCCGCAAGGCCTCCAAGACGGGCAACCCCATCGTCATCGGCACCACCGGGCTCTCCGCCGCACAGCTGGCGGAGCTTGAGACCCTGGCCCAGGACATCCCGATCTTCTGGTCCCCGAACATGTCCATCGGCGTCAACGCCCTGGTCCGCGTCCTGCCCATGCTGGAGCGCATCCTGGGCGAGGCCTACGACATGGAGATCACCGAGATCCATCATCACCACAAGAAGGACGCCCCCAGCGGCACGGCGGTCAAGCTGGCCCAGGTGCTGGCCGAGTCGCGCGGCTGGAAAATGGACGAGGTCGGCAACTACGGCCGTCAGGGGATAATCGGCGCGCGGCCGGAAAAGGAACTGGGCGTGCATGCCCTGCGCGGCGGCGACGTGGTCGGCGATCATACGGTCTATTTCTTCGGCCCGGGCGAGCGCATCGAGGTCACGCACCGCGCCCATTCCCGTGAAAACTTCGCACGCGGCGCCCTGCGCGCGGCTTCCTGGCTTGCGAGCCAAAAACCCGGCCGGCTCTATTCCATGGGCCAGCTCCTGGGAGAGTAG
- a CDS encoding DUF3488 and transglutaminase-like domain-containing protein: MIHDKRRFSVTLLALALAFAPHLPRVPVFVGVFVFLAWGYALGMQYRGWPVPPRWLRAILALACLALVLSTYGRSFGRDAGVALLSLMLGLKAVESKSVRDMLALLFLAYFVVVTNVLYSQTLVMSAYMFFSVMAVTAALVHLHSGEPRLLPDLRRGGLLLVQALPLALILFVFFPRLQGALWGVHDERDEGVSGFSETLEPGSVASLSLSREVAFRVDFPGAIPDRDSLYWRGLVLDSFDGMTWFRDVPFDLVPPRVKALPAQSVSYTLTMEPHNREWVFALDLPVLAPRGTVLRSDQTLASLRMVRSRVRYELAAVQAPGLSPVPGPAWTALPEAGNPKARALAAEWKAAGLSPGEMVAAALKLFREGGFVYSLRPGAADKDIVDQFLFATRLGYCEHYSSAMAFLLRAAGVPVRVVVGYQGGEENPMGGYLIVRQSDAHAWVEVWMDGRWLRVDPTSVVAPQRLVTGVESFVPQGQGGVLPEGVQALRKMGRFFQLGWDAANNSWNQWVLGFSHDRQRSLWERLGIDPTTRAGAGKLAGVLALGLCVILGGVFGVMLRSRHGERDQAAFLYGRFCRKLTRLGLARGLAEGPRDYARRIGRQRPELAPAARSIVDEYVALRYSGRGDLAAFKRLIDEFMGRKI; encoded by the coding sequence ATGATCCACGACAAGCGCCGCTTCAGCGTGACCCTGCTGGCCCTGGCTCTGGCCTTCGCGCCGCACCTGCCGCGCGTGCCGGTCTTTGTCGGTGTTTTTGTCTTCCTGGCCTGGGGTTACGCCCTGGGCATGCAGTACCGGGGCTGGCCCGTCCCTCCCCGCTGGCTGCGCGCCATTCTGGCCCTGGCCTGTCTTGCATTGGTGCTCTCCACGTACGGCCGATCCTTCGGGCGTGACGCCGGGGTGGCCCTGCTCTCCCTCATGCTGGGGCTCAAGGCCGTGGAGAGCAAATCCGTGCGCGACATGCTGGCCCTCTTGTTCCTGGCATATTTCGTGGTCGTGACCAACGTGCTTTATTCCCAGACCCTGGTCATGAGCGCGTACATGTTTTTTTCGGTCATGGCCGTGACCGCGGCCCTGGTTCATCTGCATTCCGGGGAGCCCCGCCTGCTCCCCGATCTGCGGCGCGGGGGGCTGCTCCTCGTCCAGGCCCTGCCGTTGGCCTTGATTCTTTTCGTCTTTTTTCCGCGTCTGCAGGGCGCCCTGTGGGGCGTGCACGACGAACGGGACGAAGGTGTCAGCGGCTTCAGCGAGACGCTGGAGCCGGGTTCGGTGGCCAGCCTGTCCCTGTCCCGGGAGGTGGCTTTCAGGGTCGATTTTCCCGGCGCCATCCCTGACCGCGACAGTCTTTATTGGCGCGGCCTGGTGCTGGACAGTTTCGACGGCATGACATGGTTTCGGGATGTGCCTTTCGACCTCGTTCCCCCGCGCGTTAAAGCGCTCCCGGCGCAAAGCGTGTCCTACACGCTGACCATGGAACCGCACAACAGGGAGTGGGTTTTTGCCCTTGATCTGCCTGTGCTCGCACCTCGGGGCACGGTGCTGCGGTCCGATCAGACGCTGGCCAGCCTGCGCATGGTCCGCTCGCGGGTGCGTTACGAACTCGCGGCGGTCCAGGCTCCCGGCCTCTCGCCTGTTCCCGGCCCTGCGTGGACCGCGCTGCCCGAGGCCGGCAATCCCAAGGCGCGCGCCCTGGCCGCTGAATGGAAGGCCGCGGGCCTCTCGCCGGGCGAGATGGTCGCGGCCGCGCTCAAACTTTTCCGGGAGGGCGGGTTTGTCTACAGCCTGCGGCCCGGAGCCGCGGACAAAGACATCGTTGATCAGTTTTTGTTTGCAACCCGCCTGGGATATTGCGAACATTACTCCTCGGCCATGGCCTTTCTGCTACGCGCCGCCGGGGTTCCGGTCCGGGTCGTGGTCGGCTATCAGGGCGGGGAGGAGAATCCCATGGGCGGATACCTCATTGTCCGTCAGTCCGACGCCCACGCCTGGGTCGAAGTCTGGATGGACGGCCGCTGGCTGCGCGTCGACCCCACCTCCGTGGTCGCTCCGCAGCGGCTGGTGACGGGGGTGGAGTCCTTTGTGCCCCAGGGACAGGGTGGGGTGTTGCCCGAAGGGGTCCAGGCTCTGCGCAAGATGGGACGTTTTTTTCAGTTGGGCTGGGACGCGGCCAACAACTCCTGGAATCAATGGGTGCTGGGCTTCAGCCACGACAGGCAGCGAAGTTTGTGGGAGCGCCTGGGCATCGACCCGACCACCAGGGCCGGGGCCGGAAAGCTGGCGGGCGTCCTGGCCTTGGGGCTGTGCGTCATTCTGGGCGGGGTGTTCGGCGTCATGCTGCGTTCGCGGCATGGCGAGCGGGATCAGGCTGCGTTTTTGTACGGCCGTTTTTGCCGCAAACTGACCAGGCTCGGATTGGCCAGGGGACTGGCCGAGGGGCCGCGCGATTATGCCCGGCGCATAGGTAGGCAGCGCCCCGAACTGGCCCCGGCTGCCCGGTCCATTGTCGACGAGTATGTCGCCCTGCGTTACAGTGGCCGGGGGGATTTGGCGGCGTTCAAACGACTGATCGACGAATTCATGGGGAGAAAGATTTGA
- a CDS encoding MoxR family ATPase, with protein MVGTLRQALDLLGGVVLGKDTQLRLSLACLLARGHLLIEDIPGIGKTTLAKALAVVLGLEFKRVQFTNDLLPADVLGVSVFDAAASSFVFHPGPVFTNVLLADEINRGTPRTQSALLEVMEEQQVSLDNSTRLLPRPFFVLATQNALDQAGTYPLPESQLDRFLFRISLGYPDLDSELELLGRSQTAGRPVLPEAVSNAEEVLDLQEQVDHVRTSAALLRYVRDLLDWTRTSGRFVNGLSPRAGQALVRASRAWAFLDGRDFVLPEDVQAVFPSLAGHRLRSADGAGVDLAAILAAVPIP; from the coding sequence ATGGTAGGCACCTTGCGGCAGGCCCTGGATCTTCTCGGCGGCGTGGTCCTGGGCAAGGACACGCAGCTGCGCCTCTCCCTGGCCTGCCTTCTGGCGCGTGGTCACCTCCTCATCGAGGACATCCCCGGCATCGGCAAGACGACCCTGGCCAAGGCCCTGGCCGTGGTCCTGGGCCTGGAGTTCAAGCGGGTGCAGTTCACCAACGATCTGCTGCCGGCGGACGTGCTTGGGGTCTCGGTCTTTGACGCGGCTGCGTCCTCCTTTGTCTTCCATCCCGGCCCGGTCTTCACCAACGTGCTCCTGGCCGACGAGATCAACCGGGGCACTCCGCGCACCCAGAGCGCCCTGCTTGAGGTCATGGAGGAGCAGCAGGTCAGCCTGGACAACAGCACCCGCCTGCTGCCTCGGCCCTTCTTCGTCCTGGCCACCCAGAACGCCCTCGATCAGGCCGGAACCTATCCCCTGCCGGAGTCGCAGCTGGACCGTTTCCTGTTCCGCATCAGCCTGGGCTATCCGGACCTGGATTCGGAACTGGAGCTTCTGGGCCGCAGCCAGACAGCCGGGCGGCCGGTCCTGCCCGAAGCGGTCAGCAATGCCGAGGAAGTTTTGGATTTGCAGGAGCAGGTCGATCATGTCCGGACCAGCGCAGCGCTGCTGCGTTATGTGCGCGATCTTTTGGACTGGACCAGGACGAGCGGACGGTTTGTCAATGGCCTCTCCCCCCGTGCCGGGCAGGCGCTGGTTCGCGCTTCCCGCGCCTGGGCCTTTCTCGATGGCCGCGACTTTGTGCTGCCCGAAGACGTGCAGGCCGTCTTTCCGAGCCTCGCCGGTCACAGATTGCGTTCGGCCGACGGCGCGGGTGTTGACCTGGCCGCGATTCTGGCCGCGGTGCCCATCCCCTGA
- a CDS encoding metallophosphoesterase, translated as MLVAILSDIHGNIEALEAVWQDMAPLPVDRIVSLGDVVGYGPNPEEAVRSVREHDVLCCMGNHELGIVNATERAWFNSTAQKGLGLTASLLSSASLAYINTLPRFVCLAGARFVHGFPPDSVTTYLFSVDDEALESWFARGEALTFVGHTHELGLACWTGTEVERRDLGRENFMLDGRPCIINAGSVGQPRDGNNNAKYLLWQAETGRIEVRFVPYDIERTVAKIRARGFPDYYATRLW; from the coding sequence ATGCTGGTCGCGATTCTTTCGGATATTCATGGCAACATCGAGGCCTTGGAAGCTGTCTGGCAGGATATGGCGCCGCTGCCTGTCGATCGCATCGTCAGCCTGGGGGATGTGGTCGGCTACGGGCCGAATCCGGAGGAAGCCGTCCGTTCGGTGCGCGAGCATGACGTGCTGTGCTGCATGGGCAACCATGAACTGGGCATCGTCAATGCGACGGAACGTGCCTGGTTCAACTCCACGGCGCAGAAGGGGCTGGGACTGACCGCGAGCCTGCTGTCTTCCGCGAGCCTGGCGTACATCAATACGTTGCCGCGTTTCGTATGCCTGGCCGGGGCCAGGTTCGTGCACGGGTTTCCGCCTGACAGCGTGACCACCTATCTGTTCAGTGTCGATGACGAGGCGCTTGAGAGCTGGTTTGCCCGGGGTGAGGCGCTGACTTTTGTCGGGCACACCCATGAACTGGGCTTGGCCTGCTGGACCGGAACCGAAGTGGAGCGCAGGGACCTTGGCCGGGAAAATTTCATGCTGGACGGGCGCCCCTGCATAATCAACGCGGGCAGCGTGGGCCAGCCCCGGGACGGGAACAACAACGCCAAATATCTGCTCTGGCAGGCGGAAACGGGCCGTATCGAGGTCCGCTTCGTCCCCTACGACATTGAACGCACCGTCGCCAAAATCCGCGCACGGGGGTTTCCCGACTATTACGCAACGAGGCTTTGGTGA
- a CDS encoding DUF58 domain-containing protein yields MVLPRFIRNLILARQRADLPLRLNRRRIYILPTRAGTVFAFFLLAMLVAAINYTNNLAFLLTFLLGSISILSAIHAYANLAGLEVEAGRLFPAYCGDDARLQLFFRAGGRERRRFNVRIGTAEDEFSLSAGAGREMDLNVTTSRRGPLPLGQVVISTRYPLGLFRAWSPLVLPVTGLVYPKPLALDRMDWHHLQGDGDEGGLGVVSQSGEFGGVRPYRPEDGLSRVSWKASARGAGLFSKEFRSGVARTLVFDWDEVRATGYEERISLLAGLVREAEREGLCYGLRLPGLIIAPGSGAGQAHRCLEALALLPEAA; encoded by the coding sequence ATGGTTTTGCCACGGTTCATCCGCAATCTGATCCTGGCGCGGCAACGCGCGGATCTGCCCCTGCGCCTGAACCGGCGCCGGATTTACATCCTGCCCACCAGGGCCGGGACGGTCTTTGCCTTTTTTCTCCTGGCCATGCTGGTCGCGGCCATTAATTACACCAATAATCTGGCATTCCTGCTGACCTTTCTGCTGGGCAGCATCTCCATTCTTTCCGCCATTCATGCCTATGCAAATCTGGCCGGGCTTGAGGTCGAGGCCGGCCGCTTGTTCCCGGCCTATTGCGGGGACGACGCGAGGCTGCAGCTTTTTTTCCGGGCCGGAGGACGGGAGCGCAGGCGATTCAATGTGCGCATCGGCACTGCCGAGGACGAGTTTTCTCTTTCTGCCGGAGCCGGCCGGGAGATGGACCTGAACGTGACGACGTCCAGGCGCGGTCCGCTGCCTCTGGGGCAGGTCGTGATCAGCACCCGCTATCCCCTGGGGCTTTTTCGAGCCTGGTCTCCCCTTGTTCTGCCCGTCACCGGGCTGGTCTATCCCAAACCTCTGGCCCTCGACCGGATGGACTGGCACCATCTGCAGGGAGATGGCGATGAAGGAGGGCTGGGGGTCGTTAGCCAGTCCGGAGAGTTTGGCGGCGTGCGCCCCTATCGGCCGGAAGACGGCCTTTCCCGGGTTTCCTGGAAAGCCTCGGCCAGGGGCGCGGGCCTTTTTTCCAAGGAATTCCGTTCCGGCGTGGCCCGGACTCTTGTCTTTGATTGGGATGAAGTCCGCGCAACCGGCTACGAAGAACGCATTAGCCTGCTGGCCGGGCTGGTGCGGGAGGCGGAGCGGGAGGGTCTGTGCTACGGTCTGCGCCTGCCGGGCCTCATCATCGCGCCGGGCAGCGGCGCGGGCCAGGCGCATCGCTGCCTGGAAGCGCTGGCCCTTTTGCCGGAGGCCGCATGA
- a CDS encoding chalcone isomerase family protein — MIAIKGSLMVRKYIFMCLIILSIASPASGGQIGDVTLPDQITMAESTLTLNGLGMRTFTFFDVYAAGLYLATPSTDAGKILATDAPRGMTMHFLRKVEAEKIANAWLEGLAANTPAADASLQERFTTLGTMMETMNTGETLDCLYDPASGTTVMVRGQLKGVIPGKDFNDALLACWIGPKPGPGEKFKAGILGQR, encoded by the coding sequence ATGATAGCAATAAAGGGTTCACTCATGGTCCGCAAATATATTTTCATGTGCCTGATTATCCTGAGCATCGCGTCCCCTGCCTCGGGCGGCCAGATCGGCGACGTCACCCTGCCCGACCAGATCACCATGGCTGAATCCACCCTGACCTTAAACGGCCTGGGCATGCGCACCTTCACCTTTTTCGACGTCTACGCCGCCGGCCTCTATCTGGCCACACCGTCCACGGACGCCGGAAAGATCCTGGCGACGGACGCCCCGCGAGGCATGACCATGCATTTCCTGCGCAAGGTCGAAGCCGAAAAGATCGCGAACGCCTGGCTGGAGGGGCTGGCGGCCAACACGCCCGCCGCGGACGCATCCCTGCAGGAGCGTTTCACCACCCTCGGAACCATGATGGAGACGATGAACACGGGTGAAACGCTGGACTGTCTCTACGATCCGGCAAGCGGAACCACGGTCATGGTTCGCGGCCAGCTTAAGGGCGTGATTCCGGGCAAGGATTTCAACGATGCCCTGCTGGCCTGCTGGATCGGCCCCAAGCCAGGGCCTGGCGAAAAATTCAAGGCCGGGATTCTGGGTCAGCGCTAA